The DNA window TCCCCGGTGGCGACGGGAGCTGGCGGCCTGGATGCATCCGCGGCGGCGAGGAGACGGGCTGGCGGTTTCCAATTGGAGCGGGCCGATTGCTCAGTGGGTAGTGCGCACCCTGGATATGGGCCGCAGCATGGGATCCCAGGACAAAGATCTGGCGGAGTCGGCTCCTCTCTTGGCGCTGTTGGGATCCGGTCAGGAGGATGTACGTGGGTGGCTGGAAGCCGGACAAGGGTTGCAACGGGTGTTGCTCACCGCTCGGCAACTGGGGTTACAAGCTTCTTATCTCAACCAACCACTCCAGGTGCAATCCTTGCGCCCAGAGGTGCAAAAACTGTTGGAAGGCACAGGATCCCCACAGATTCTCCTGCGTCTGGGCTATCCATTGGAAGAGGTACCCCCCTCGCCCCGCCGCCCTGTGGAGAGTGTGATCGTGAACATGTGATCCTGGCGGAAGGCTATTAACCCCATGTTTTTTGCCCTTTTCTTATAGAAGGTTTGCCATGGTCAGAATCCTTGGCTTTGTTCTGCTGGCTCTTGTGCTGTTCGGCCTTGTGGCAGTTTGGTACGGCGGATCCCATTGGCAGGCACAGACACAGGCGCTTCGGTCAGGTCTTAAAACGGCCCCACCCTCCCTGGCTTGCTACGACCCGCAAGAGCTGGAGGGGCTACCGCCGCCTGTGCAGCGCTACTTCCGCGCCGTCCTATCCGAGGGGCAACCGTTGGTTCACTCTGTGTACATCCGTCATACGGGCACCTTTAACCTCAGCGAGAACGGCGACCATTGGCGACCCTTCACCTCCACCCAATGGGTGACGACACAACCTCCTGGATTTTTGTGGGATGCTCAGATACCCATGCTGCCGGGCGTAGTGGCGCGAGTGCATGATGCCTACATTCAGGGAGAAGGGATCCTCCATGCCGCGCTGTTGGGCCTGATCCCGCTGGTGCATCTGCAAGACAGAACTGAGACTGCCGCCGGGGAACTGATGCGCTGGTTTGCAGAAACCGCTTGGTATCCAACGGCTTTGCTGCCTAGTCAGGGGGTGCAGTGGGATCCCGTGGATGACAGCTCCGCCTGGGCCACCATTCGGGATGGCGACTTGAGCTTGAGGTTGCTGTTTCACTTTGACGCTGAGGGGTTGATCCAGACCGTCCGAGCGGAAGCCCGTGGACGCGCTGTGGGGGGAGAGGTGATCCCCACCCCTTGGGAAGGGCGTTGGTCAGCCTACGAGCGGCGGCAGGGTATGCTGGTGCCCACGCAAGGGGAGGTGGCCTGGATTTTGGCCGATGGGGCAAAACCCTACTGGCGGGGTCAGATCACTGAGCTAGCCTACGAATTTAACCAGTAGATCTTCGGGGGCTGGCTGTTTCAAAAGGTGGATTCCTGATTGTATTTCACGAGTATCGAGTCCAATACTCAATCCAAAGGGTAGATAATCGAGAAGACGGTTAAAATAAGTACAATGACAGAAAGGCTGACTCTGAAAGAACACGCAAGCAGAATGAAAAATTGATAATGGCTCCCTTAACACACTAGATGGTTTTCACGCCCTGCTGAGCCTGTCAAAGAAAAACCTATTTAGCAAGGGGAATTTGGGGATCCCTGCCCAAGGAGAGAGCAACACTTGCCTAGCCCTATTTTTTGCCTTAATGATTCTTAACTATTTTATCCAGGCCCATTATCGTCAAACTTCAAGGCGTTTCTCCGTAGGATTGAAGCTGCTGCGGGTGAATTTTTGTAGTTACGCATACATTTTCTTCGGGAATAGAGGGTGCTAGACTTCAATCGCGGGCAAACAGAATGCCTGTTTTTTGATGTTCTATCGCAGATGTAGGGGGGAGACAACTGTGGCGACAACACAAGACTTACCGCTCTGGGTGCAAGATCGTGAAGCCGTGATTCAGCATGATGAGGGTGTGCAATGGCGTGATGGTCAACGGCCAGACTACTCACGAACCAATACTTTTCTCGAACAAGAGCGTCAATGCAATCATGCGGAAGGCTCCTTGAACGCTATTGCCCACAATCTGGTGCGGGTGTTTGAGATGGAAGCCTCCTTCAAAACCAATCCCCAGCAGTGGCTGTCTATCGTCACAGATAAGTTTCGCATGAGCACCAATGGCGGCAAGGCATATACAGCCGAGGACATTGTAGAGCGGGGCACCTACAACCTCTTTTTAGAAGACTCCGATCATTATCGGGCCTCCGAAGAAACCTTTGAGTCCTCCTATAACCTCTTCCATAATGCTTTCCCGGATGGTTTCCACTGGGAACTGGTTGAAGTGGTGGCAGGCCCTCCCAATGTTGTTTTTAAGTGGAGACACTGGGGGACATTCAAGGGGGCTTATAAAGGTTACCAGCCTACTGGAGAAACCATTGAAGTGGTGGGGCTCAGCATCGCCAAAGTCACTGAGGATCTGAAGATTGAATCGGTGGAACACTTCTTTGATACGAATAACATGCTGATGAAACTGACGAGTGGCAAATGCCCCGTTAGCCACTAAAGCGGTGCAACGGTTCTACATTCAAAGTCAACTCAAGACAATACACGATGGGCTGCCCAGAGAAAGGGTGGCCTATTTTTTACACTTCGGAAGATGACACTTGTGATACCTGTCACTGCCCTTAAGCTATTTTGGGGTCAGGCTGTGGAAGGTCACCTTAATTCTGTCCTGTGTTTGGAGAGCTTGGTTATGTG is part of the Thermostichus vulcanus str. 'Rupite' genome and encodes:
- a CDS encoding DUF6920 family protein encodes the protein MVRILGFVLLALVLFGLVAVWYGGSHWQAQTQALRSGLKTAPPSLACYDPQELEGLPPPVQRYFRAVLSEGQPLVHSVYIRHTGTFNLSENGDHWRPFTSTQWVTTQPPGFLWDAQIPMLPGVVARVHDAYIQGEGILHAALLGLIPLVHLQDRTETAAGELMRWFAETAWYPTALLPSQGVQWDPVDDSSAWATIRDGDLSLRLLFHFDAEGLIQTVRAEARGRAVGGEVIPTPWEGRWSAYERRQGMLVPTQGEVAWILADGAKPYWRGQITELAYEFNQ
- a CDS encoding ester cyclase; protein product: MFYRRCRGETTVATTQDLPLWVQDREAVIQHDEGVQWRDGQRPDYSRTNTFLEQERQCNHAEGSLNAIAHNLVRVFEMEASFKTNPQQWLSIVTDKFRMSTNGGKAYTAEDIVERGTYNLFLEDSDHYRASEETFESSYNLFHNAFPDGFHWELVEVVAGPPNVVFKWRHWGTFKGAYKGYQPTGETIEVVGLSIAKVTEDLKIESVEHFFDTNNMLMKLTSGKCPVSH